Proteins from one Belonocnema kinseyi isolate 2016_QV_RU_SX_M_011 chromosome 8, B_treatae_v1, whole genome shotgun sequence genomic window:
- the LOC117178412 gene encoding lazarillo protein-like codes for MTTLAQVPSVGRCPDLKVVQNFNVEKYMGKWYEAGRYFVFTEMGGKCATAKYSLNDDGTINVLNSQVHALTGKSMNIEGIAEWASESGEGKLSISFPNLPAVIQGSLWILDTDYESYAVVFSCQDFKLFNTKQAWILTRDRVPSEEVLQKAYKTFDASGFSRRFLIRTEQKKCLH; via the exons ATGAcaa CTTTGGCTCAAGTTCCTTCTGTGGGCAGGTGTCCGGATTTGAAAGTCGTAcaaaattttaacgttgaaaaa tatatGGGAAAATGGTACGAAGCCGGACGATACTTTGTTTTTACTGAAATGGGAGGAAAATGTGCTACCGCCAAATACTCTTTGAACGACGATGGCactataaatgttttaaacagtCAAGTCCATGCTCT TACTGGAAAATCCATGAATATTGAAGGAATTGCGGAATGGGCTAGTGAATCTGGCGAAGGAAAACTGTCCATATCATTCCCTAATCTACCAGCGGTTATCCAAGGCTCTCTATGGATTCTAGATACGGACTATGAAAGTTATGCTGTTGTCTTCTCCTGTcaagattttaaacttttcaa CACAAAACAAGCGTGGATTTTGACCAGGGACCGCGTTCCTAGCGAAGAAGTTCTCCAGAAGGCATACAAGACATTCGACGCAAGTGGTTTTAGCAGAAGATTCCTTATTCGTACGGAACAGAAAAAGTGCCTCCACTAg
- the LOC117178413 gene encoding lazarillo protein-like, which translates to MIKLALLFVLCSGALAQVPSLGKCPDLKVYMGKWYEAGRYFVLAELGGKCGTAKYSLNDDGTINVFKNQVNAFTGKSMSIEGIAQLASESGEGKLTISFPTLPSIIEGSLWILDTDYSSYAVVFSCQDFKLFNTKQAWILTRDRVPSEKVLQKAYKTFDASGFSRSFLILTEQKKCLH; encoded by the exons atgattaaactaGCCCTGCTTTTTGTGCTTTGTTCTGGAGCTTTGGCTCAAGTGCCTTCTCTGGGCAAGTGTCCAGACTTGAAAGTC tatatGGGAAAATGGTACGAAGCCGGAAGATACTTTGTTCTTGCTGAATTGGGAGGAAAATGTGGTACTGCCAAATACTCTCTCAACGACGATGGaactataaatgtttttaaaaatcaagtcaATGCTTT taCTGGAAAATCCATGAGTATTGAAGGAATTGCGCAATTGGCTAGTGAATCTGGTGAAGGAAAACTGACCATATCATTCCCTACACTACCATCCATCATCGAAGGCTCTCTATGGATTCTAGATACGGACTATTCAAGTTATGCTGTTGTCTTCTCATGtcaagattttaaactttttaa cacaAAGCAAGCATGGATTTTGACCAGAGACCGCGTTCCTAGTGAAAAAGTTCTTCAGAAGGCATACAAAACATTTGACGCAAGTGGCTTTAGCAGAAGTTTCCTGATTCTTACAGAACAAAAAAAGTGCCTTCACTAG